Proteins encoded by one window of Musa acuminata AAA Group cultivar baxijiao chromosome BXJ2-9, Cavendish_Baxijiao_AAA, whole genome shotgun sequence:
- the LOC135622009 gene encoding classical arabinogalactan protein 6-like: MKRHAALAIALLLAAVGLAVAQEPSPAPKPSDGTSPAAVTPSQPAAAAATPESSAATSPTAQSPAEASSPKLSTAATASSPATSPPTSSADGSSPATSPSASGPSQDSATATPPASSGPAPDSAAAISPSASGPAPDSAVAISPSASGPAPDSSAAADAPVADSPPAPDAPGAAPDADVGVAPDLATGDTPAAAPGPDGEISDETGAACPPAGTAFGGITVALIAGVVAF, translated from the coding sequence ATGAAACGCCACGCGGCTCTCGCCATCGCCCTCCTCCTTGCCGCGGTCGGCTTAGCCGTGGCCCAGGAACCATCGCCAGCGCCAAAACCCTCGGACGGGACGTCCCCTGCGGCTGTAACCCCCTCTCAGCCAGCCGCCGCTGCGGCAACACCCGAATCCTCCGCCGCGACGTCACCAACGGCGCAATCCCCCGCCGAAGCCTCGTCGCCCAAGCTCTCGACGGCCGCCACCGCTTCCTCTCCGGCCACTTCACCACCGACCTCCTCCGCCGATGGTTCCTCTCCGGCGACTTCTCCTTCTGCGTCGGGGCCGTCTCAGGATTCCGCTACAGCGACTCCACCTGCATCGTCGGGGCCAGCTCCGGATTCCGCTGCGGCGATTTCCCCTTCCGCGTCGGGGCCGGCTCCGGATTCTGCGGTGGCGATTTCCCCTTCCGCGTCGGGCCCGGCTCCGGATTCCTCGGCCGCCGCTGACGCTCCCGTCGCCGATTCGCCGCCGGCTCCGGATGCACCAGGAGCCGCGCCGGATGCGGACGTGGGTGTCGCTCCGGATTTGGCTACGGGCGACACGCCGGCAGCGGCGCCAGGTCCCGACGGCGAAATTAGCGACGAAACCGGCGCGGCATGCCCTCCTGCCGGGACCGCCTTTGGTGGGATCACGGTGGCTTTGATCGCGGGTGTTGTCGCGTTCTAA